A part of Candidatus Deferrimicrobium borealis genomic DNA contains:
- the cbiQ gene encoding cobalt ECF transporter T component CbiQ — translation MASIEGTILDFKRLDQLARGGTPLHRIDARAKVLVALVFILSVVSFDRYALTALFPFLLYPAVVLALGNLPADYFVKKVALFLPFALAVGMLNPLFDREVMVRLGPFDISGGWVSCASIVVRAILTISAALLLVGVTGFPEICRALERLGVPQTFAVQLLFLYRYIFVLTEEGARSSRARELRSFGGKGLGIRSYGSLVGHLLLRTWMRADRIHMAMLARGFTGQFHALQPSRFGGRELLYLLGWSALFVVLRLRNVPDLLGSLVTGALG, via the coding sequence ATGGCTTCGATCGAAGGGACGATCCTGGATTTCAAACGCCTGGACCAGCTGGCCAGGGGAGGAACGCCTCTTCACCGGATCGATGCGCGGGCCAAGGTCCTGGTGGCGCTGGTCTTCATCCTCTCGGTGGTCTCCTTCGACCGGTACGCCCTGACGGCCCTGTTCCCCTTTCTTCTCTATCCGGCGGTCGTCCTTGCGCTGGGGAACCTCCCGGCCGACTATTTCGTCAAGAAGGTCGCCCTCTTCCTCCCCTTTGCCCTGGCGGTCGGCATGCTCAATCCGCTCTTTGACCGGGAGGTGATGGTCCGCCTCGGCCCGTTCGACATTTCCGGAGGCTGGGTCTCCTGTGCCTCCATCGTCGTTCGGGCCATCCTCACCATCAGTGCGGCTCTCCTCCTGGTGGGCGTGACCGGCTTCCCGGAGATCTGCCGTGCGCTGGAGCGTCTCGGGGTGCCGCAGACCTTCGCGGTCCAGCTGCTCTTCCTCTATCGCTACATCTTCGTGCTGACCGAGGAGGGGGCCCGTTCGTCCCGGGCGCGGGAACTCCGGTCCTTTGGAGGCAAAGGGCTGGGGATCCGGTCGTATGGTTCCCTCGTCGGGCATCTCCTGCTCCGGACGTGGATGCGGGCGGACCGGATCCACATGGCGATGCTGGCGCGGGGTTTTACCGGCCAATTCCACGCGCTGCAACCGTCCCGGTTCGGCGGGAGGGAACTTCTCTATCTCCTTGGCTGGTCCGCGCTCTTCGTCGTCCTGCGGCTTCGGAACGTCCCGGACCTTCTGGGGTCGCTCGTCACGGGAGCACTTGGATGA
- a CDS encoding energy-coupling factor ABC transporter permease, translated as MHMADALLSPAVGGTLWAASSGTIAYCSAKVRKELDDRKVPLMGVLGAFLFAAQMINFSIPGTGSSGHLGGGLLLTILLGPHAAFLTIASVLVVQALFFADGGLLALGCNIFNLGFFPAFVAYPYIYKKIARERPGQARITVAAIVAAVAGLQLGAFAVVLETVLSGITSLPFSTFVVLMQPIHLAIGIVEGVVTAAVVTFVYNARPEILQGAVEVRQVAGPPLRNVLLAFLAAAVLTGGVVSWFASGDPDGLEWAIAKTTGKEELTGPEHGIHGMLTALQEKIAFLPDYSFRKTAEAKSDGHEAEGGAKPEEAARKEEGSKLGTSVSGIVGGLITLALAFLAGFLLKRRSQAA; from the coding sequence ATGCACATGGCAGACGCGCTCCTGTCGCCCGCCGTCGGCGGCACCCTGTGGGCGGCCTCCTCCGGCACCATTGCCTACTGCTCGGCAAAGGTCCGGAAGGAACTCGATGACCGCAAGGTGCCGCTGATGGGGGTCCTCGGCGCCTTTCTCTTCGCCGCGCAGATGATCAATTTCAGCATCCCGGGGACGGGGTCGAGCGGCCACCTCGGGGGAGGGCTCCTGCTGACGATCCTGTTGGGGCCCCATGCCGCCTTCCTCACCATCGCCTCCGTGCTGGTCGTGCAGGCACTGTTCTTCGCCGACGGGGGGTTGCTTGCCCTGGGGTGCAACATCTTCAACCTCGGGTTTTTCCCGGCCTTTGTCGCCTATCCCTATATCTACAAGAAGATTGCCCGCGAACGTCCGGGGCAGGCCCGGATCACCGTCGCCGCCATCGTCGCCGCCGTCGCCGGGCTGCAGCTGGGAGCCTTCGCCGTGGTGCTGGAAACCGTCTTGTCGGGAATCACCTCGTTGCCGTTTTCGACGTTCGTCGTCCTCATGCAGCCGATCCACCTCGCGATCGGGATCGTGGAAGGAGTCGTGACCGCGGCCGTCGTCACGTTCGTCTACAACGCCCGGCCCGAGATATTGCAGGGGGCCGTGGAAGTGCGGCAGGTCGCCGGTCCCCCCCTGCGCAACGTCCTCCTGGCGTTTCTCGCCGCCGCCGTCCTGACGGGAGGCGTCGTCTCCTGGTTCGCCTCGGGCGATCCGGACGGACTGGAATGGGCCATCGCGAAAACGACGGGAAAGGAAGAATTGACGGGGCCGGAACATGGCATTCACGGGATGCTGACCGCGTTGCAGGAGAAGATCGCTTTCCTCCCGGATTATTCTTTCCGGAAGACTGCGGAAGCGAAAAGCGACGGTCACGAGGCGGAAGGGGGTGCGAAGCCGGAAGAAGCAGCCAGGAAGGAAGAAGGGAGCAAACTGGGCACCAGCGTCTCCGGAATCGTCGGAGGCCTGATCACCCTCGCGCTGGCCTTCCTGGCCGGATTCCTTCTGAAAAGGCGATCGCAGGCCGCCTGA
- the nikR gene encoding nickel-responsive transcriptional regulator NikR, with amino-acid sequence MAGVTRFGVSLDEKLLAKFDRLIGKKGYANRSEAIRDLIRESLVREQWKLGDTDAVGTLTLVYDHETRELEERLTELQHAHFRTIVSTLHVHLDAHHCLEVLILRGKAALLKSIADRLIGTRGVKHGTFSATAEGEALG; translated from the coding sequence TTGGCAGGCGTAACCCGGTTCGGGGTCTCTCTCGACGAAAAACTTCTCGCGAAGTTCGACCGGCTCATCGGCAAGAAGGGGTACGCCAACCGGTCCGAGGCGATCCGCGACCTGATCCGCGAAAGCCTCGTTCGGGAACAGTGGAAACTTGGGGACACCGATGCGGTCGGCACCTTGACCCTCGTCTACGACCACGAAACCCGGGAGCTGGAAGAACGGCTCACGGAGCTGCAGCACGCACACTTCCGGACGATCGTCTCCACGCTCCACGTCCACCTTGACGCGCATCACTGCCTGGAGGTGCTCATCCTGCGGGGGAAGGCCGCATTGCTGAAGAGCATCGCCGACCGGCTCATCGGCACGCGGGGGGTGAAGCACGGGACGTTTTCCGCGACCGCGGAGGGGGAAGCCCTCGGGTGA
- a CDS encoding inositol monophosphatase, translating to MGTTELLEFAEELARGGGGILRKSYGRPQTIHFKGEINLVTDVDRESEGYILGRIRERFPDHGLMSEESPERRSPSPFRWIVDPLDGTTNYAHGYPCFCVSVAVEHEGAVVAGAVYDPMLDESFTAAKGEGAYRNGERIAVSKIAELRKSLLATGFAYDVNTSTDNNFDYFRAFVLTGQAIRRDGSAALDLCYLACGRFDGFWELKLKPWDTAAGLLVLHEAGGVSTRLDGGPYDIHQPDLLASNGLIHAQMVEVLRKAKK from the coding sequence ATGGGAACCACGGAACTGCTGGAGTTCGCCGAGGAACTGGCCCGCGGGGGCGGCGGGATCCTCCGGAAGAGCTACGGGCGTCCGCAGACGATCCACTTCAAGGGAGAGATCAACCTGGTGACCGACGTGGACCGCGAATCGGAAGGGTACATCCTGGGACGGATCCGGGAGCGGTTCCCGGACCACGGGTTGATGTCGGAGGAGAGCCCCGAGCGGCGCTCCCCGTCTCCGTTCCGGTGGATCGTCGATCCCCTCGACGGGACCACGAATTACGCGCACGGCTACCCGTGCTTCTGCGTCTCGGTGGCCGTGGAGCATGAAGGCGCGGTCGTGGCGGGGGCGGTGTACGACCCCATGCTGGACGAATCGTTCACGGCGGCGAAGGGGGAGGGGGCGTACCGGAACGGGGAACGCATCGCGGTCTCGAAGATCGCGGAACTTCGGAAATCGCTCCTGGCCACCGGCTTCGCTTACGACGTGAACACGTCCACGGACAACAACTTCGACTACTTCCGGGCGTTCGTGCTGACCGGTCAGGCGATCCGACGGGACGGCTCCGCGGCGCTGGACCTCTGCTATCTGGCGTGCGGGCGGTTCGACGGGTTCTGGGAGTTGAAGCTGAAGCCCTGGGACACGGCGGCGGGGCTCCTCGTCCTCCACGAGGCGGGGGGGGTCTCGACACGGCTCGACGGCGGGCCGTACGACATCCATCAGCCGGACCTGCTCGCCTCCAACGGCCTCATCCACGCGCAGATGGTGGAGGTGCTGCGGAAGGCGAAAAAATAG
- a CDS encoding DUF2155 domain-containing protein, whose product MKKFTLLVAVLMMVAFAGTGCKKKQPPPSMPPQGAPGQPGMPGAPGTPPVEKTIVVPDAVKGTWKAVKLEVEFKEKKSKKAFTVPLNSEFKVPDTDLTLKVGNFLPHFSMAADQITSSSNNPENPAAQLEVFQGGKEIFHGWLFSLHPAVHPLTHDKYGVTLLEGVKK is encoded by the coding sequence ATGAAAAAATTCACGCTGCTGGTCGCCGTTCTCATGATGGTCGCTTTCGCGGGCACCGGTTGCAAGAAGAAGCAACCGCCGCCGTCGATGCCCCCCCAGGGCGCACCCGGTCAGCCCGGCATGCCCGGCGCTCCAGGGACGCCCCCGGTAGAGAAGACGATCGTCGTCCCCGACGCCGTCAAGGGGACATGGAAAGCCGTCAAGCTCGAAGTGGAGTTCAAGGAGAAGAAGAGCAAGAAGGCGTTCACCGTCCCCCTGAACTCCGAGTTCAAGGTTCCCGACACCGATCTCACGCTGAAGGTCGGGAACTTCCTGCCGCACTTTTCGATGGCGGCGGACCAGATCACGTCCAGCTCGAACAACCCGGAGAACCCCGCGGCCCAGCTCGAGGTATTCCAGGGGGGGAAGGAGATCTTCCACGGCTGGTTGTTCTCGTTGCACCCGGCGGTGCACCCGCTCACGCACGACAAGTACGGGGTGACGCTCCTCGAAGGGGTCAAGAAGTAA
- the waaF gene encoding lipopolysaccharide heptosyltransferase II — translation MGFHDPPASLLVRATNWLGDAVMTTPALAAVREGFPDARIVLLARPLVAELFRHHPDVDEVMVYELPGRHEGALGRLRLAGEVRRRRFDGALLLQNAFDAALIAFLGRIPERAGYPTDGRRILLTLPVPLTPGILERHEVEYYLCLLDGLGIPRPVPAALKLAVTEGEREAMATRLASLGIERGAPIVTINPGATYGSAKRWYPDRFAAVADTLSGEWGAGVVVVGSTAEAPLAGEIEAAMRNPPVNLAGTTTVRELMALLSLSSFLVTNDSGPMHIGAALGVPLVAIFGPTDWRRTSPWSGRAKVVRVEIDCSPCRQRVCDRGHECMLGVTPDMVVDAARQLLPGGPSKGA, via the coding sequence ATGGGCTTCCACGATCCACCGGCGTCGTTGCTGGTCCGGGCGACGAACTGGCTGGGCGACGCGGTGATGACGACACCCGCGTTGGCGGCTGTTCGCGAAGGTTTTCCGGACGCCCGGATCGTCCTCCTCGCGCGACCTCTCGTGGCGGAGCTGTTCCGCCATCATCCGGACGTGGACGAGGTGATGGTCTACGAGCTGCCCGGGCGTCACGAGGGGGCCCTCGGTCGGCTCCGGCTGGCCGGGGAAGTGCGACGCCGCCGGTTCGACGGGGCCTTGCTTCTCCAGAACGCGTTCGACGCGGCGTTGATCGCCTTTCTCGGCCGGATACCGGAACGGGCGGGGTATCCCACCGATGGACGGCGGATCCTCCTCACCCTGCCCGTTCCGTTGACCCCCGGGATCCTCGAACGCCACGAGGTGGAATATTATCTCTGCCTGCTCGACGGGCTGGGGATACCTCGTCCCGTGCCGGCGGCGTTGAAACTTGCCGTGACGGAGGGAGAGAGGGAGGCGATGGCGACGCGTCTTGCGTCCCTCGGCATCGAGCGGGGCGCGCCGATCGTGACGATCAATCCGGGCGCGACGTACGGTTCCGCGAAGCGGTGGTACCCGGACCGCTTTGCCGCCGTCGCGGACACCCTTTCCGGGGAGTGGGGCGCGGGGGTCGTCGTCGTCGGTTCGACCGCGGAGGCCCCGCTGGCCGGGGAGATCGAAGCCGCGATGCGCAACCCCCCGGTCAACCTCGCCGGGACGACCACGGTGCGGGAACTGATGGCGCTTCTCTCCCTCTCCTCCTTTCTGGTCACGAACGACTCCGGCCCGATGCACATCGGTGCAGCCCTCGGCGTCCCGCTCGTGGCGATCTTTGGCCCCACCGACTGGCGGCGCACTTCACCGTGGTCCGGGCGCGCGAAGGTCGTCCGCGTGGAGATCGACTGCTCGCCCTGCAGGCAGCGGGTGTGCGACCGGGGGCACGAGTGCATGCTCGGGGTGACGCCCGACATGGTGGTCGACGCCGCGCGGCAACTGCTCCCGGGGGGGCCAAGCAAAGGTGCCTGA
- a CDS encoding glycosyltransferase family 9 protein: MPDVRRILIVKLSAMGDVVHALPAVTYLRKAAPKAEIHWAVDARFAELLEGNPGIAKVVPLPIREWKGRPGSPATWRDAVNAAKALRGGKYDLAIDLQGNIKSGVVTWLSGAPLRYGFPREIARERQNLWFTNRRPAAVEEDRHVTQKILRVASGPFGGEFRLDDLKGEIANTPEEIAAAERLLFDAVPGAAPRLAIHPGTTWNTKRMEPEFWAETVRLLRGTFPSMGAFLSWGTDREREECLAIREFAGGRVELLPRLGYKALAAAYRACGHMIGPDTGPLHLAAVAGAKTVSVFRATDGNRNAPVGPDHRFLQAPLPCTACLRRECDRDAECRASLRPAEVAAAMAERMRGR; this comes from the coding sequence GTGCCTGACGTCCGCAGGATCCTGATCGTCAAGCTCTCCGCGATGGGAGACGTGGTGCACGCGCTCCCGGCGGTGACGTATCTTCGCAAGGCGGCACCAAAGGCGGAGATCCACTGGGCCGTCGACGCCCGGTTCGCGGAACTTCTCGAGGGGAACCCGGGAATCGCGAAGGTGGTCCCCCTGCCGATCCGGGAGTGGAAGGGGCGCCCGGGGTCCCCCGCCACGTGGCGGGATGCGGTGAATGCCGCGAAAGCCTTGCGCGGGGGGAAGTACGACCTCGCCATCGACCTTCAGGGGAACATCAAGAGCGGGGTGGTGACGTGGCTGTCCGGCGCCCCGCTGCGGTACGGCTTCCCGCGGGAGATCGCCCGGGAGCGGCAGAACCTCTGGTTCACGAACCGGCGGCCGGCGGCGGTGGAAGAGGACCGGCACGTCACGCAGAAGATCCTGCGCGTGGCGAGCGGCCCCTTCGGCGGGGAGTTCCGCCTCGATGACCTGAAGGGGGAGATCGCGAACACGCCGGAGGAAATCGCGGCGGCCGAGCGGCTGCTGTTCGACGCCGTACCCGGCGCGGCTCCCCGCCTCGCGATCCACCCCGGCACGACCTGGAACACGAAACGGATGGAGCCGGAGTTCTGGGCGGAAACGGTGCGCCTCCTCCGCGGGACCTTCCCGTCGATGGGGGCTTTCCTGTCTTGGGGAACCGACCGGGAGCGGGAGGAGTGCCTCGCGATCCGGGAGTTCGCCGGGGGGCGGGTGGAGCTGCTGCCGCGGCTAGGGTACAAGGCGCTCGCCGCCGCATACCGCGCCTGCGGTCACATGATCGGCCCCGACACGGGCCCGCTGCATCTGGCCGCGGTCGCCGGGGCGAAAACGGTTTCGGTGTTCCGGGCCACGGACGGGAACCGGAACGCCCCCGTCGGGCCGGATCACCGGTTCCTGCAGGCGCCGTTGCCGTGCACGGCGTGCCTCCGCAGGGAGTGCGACCGGGATGCGGAGTGCCGCGCGAGCCTCCGGCCGGCGGAGGTCGCGGCGGCGATGGCGGAGCGGATGAGGGGAAGATGA
- a CDS encoding acyl carrier protein, giving the protein MTDSNAIGDFIRTRLLRPGSPVPGEDDPLFSNGRIDSFGVLELIAFLEEQYGIVIDTAKHHIMDFDSLRKVTRIVAQERGEVEGG; this is encoded by the coding sequence ATGACCGACTCGAACGCCATCGGGGACTTCATCCGGACGCGGCTGCTGCGTCCGGGCTCGCCGGTTCCCGGCGAGGACGATCCCCTGTTCTCCAACGGCCGGATCGACTCGTTCGGCGTCCTCGAACTGATCGCCTTCCTCGAGGAGCAATACGGGATCGTGATCGACACGGCGAAGCACCACATCATGGATTTCGACTCGCTGCGCAAGGTTACGCGGATCGTCGCGCAGGAGCGGGGGGAGGTGGAGGGTGGCTGA